In a genomic window of Quercus lobata isolate SW786 chromosome 4, ValleyOak3.0 Primary Assembly, whole genome shotgun sequence:
- the LOC115986629 gene encoding peptidyl-prolyl cis-trans isomerase CYP59-like isoform X1 — MSVLIVTSLGDIVVDLHTDKCPLTSKNFLKLCKIKYYNGCLFHTVQKDFTAQTGDPTGTGSGGDSIYKFLYGDQARFFNDEIHHDLKHSKTGTVAMASAGENLNASQFYFTLRDDLDYLDEKHTVFGEIAEGLDTLTRINEAYVDEKGRPFKNIRIKHTYILDDPFDDPPQIADLIPDASPEGKPKDEVDDNVRLEDDWVPMDEQLDASELEEVLRTKEAHSRAVVLESIGDIPDAEIKPPDNVLFVCKLNPVTEDEDLHTIFSRFGTVLSVEIIRDFKTGDSLCYAFVEFETNDACEQAYFKMDNALIDDRRIHVDFSQSVSKLWSQYRRKDNKTGKGGCFKCGALDHVAKDCTGGSAVKQNYILKDDNRQRGGENNSRFEMVFDGDTPESPRREKRHRGHEPRDRGEKEKTYRQSSEDLRHRDRENEDQSDRHKPTDRSRRYREHEMHHDGKTSQSRGSGRDRDHVEERRDGEKHKQRDLNDNKRDERDYVEERRDGEKYKRRGLNDNNRDERDYRKRTPDIDRHAEKGDDGDYKKRSKDNSSHAGRRDDREYRKRGADNDNYIERSNGGDYRKKSADDDRRGERRDDRDYRKRNVDSDRRDTRDEPSQRKRSADVDSFKGRREEREHGDRYKDRRDDDHDRRRQGDRR, encoded by the exons ATGTCGGTGCTGATAGTGACGAGCTTAGGGGACATAGTGGTGGATTTGCACACAGACAAGTGCCCCTTGACCTCCAAAAACTTCTTGAAGCTTTGCAA GATCAAGTATTACAATGGGTGTCTATTTCACACGGTTCAGAAGGACTTCACTGCACAAACCGGTGACCCCACCGGTACCGGGTCCGGTGGCGATTCAATCTACAA ATTTCTTTATGGTGATCAAGCTCGCTTTTTCAATGATGAGATTCATCATGATTTAAAGCATTCTAAGACAGGCACTGTTGCCATGGCTAGTGCTGGAGAGAATCTTAATGCTTCTCAG TTCTATTTCACACTGCGTGACGATCTTGACTATCTAGATGAGAAGCACACT GTTTTTGGGGAGATCGCGGAAGGGCTTGATACATTGACGAGGATAAATGAAGCTTATGTGGATGAGAAGGGCCGACCATTTAAGAATATTCG AATCAAACACACGTACATACTGGATGATCCTTTTGATGATCCTCCCCAGATAGCTGACTTGATTCCTGATGCTTCGCCAGAAGGAAAACCAAAAGATGAG GTTGATGATAATGTGCGGCTTGAGGATGACTGGGTGCCCATGGATGAGCAGTTAGATGCTTCAGAGCTTGAGGAGGTTCTCCGCACAAAGGAAGCACATTCCAGAGCAGTTGTACTTGAAAGT ATCGGAGATATTCCTGATGCTGAAATAAAGCCTCCTGATAATGTGCTATTTGTTTGTAAACTGAATCCAGTTACTGAA GATGAGGACTTGCATACCATCTTTTCACGTTTTGGAACTGTATTGTC GGTTGAAATAATTCGTGACTTTAAGACTGGAGACAGTTTATGCTATGCTTTCGTAG AGTTTGAGACGAATGATGCATGTGAACAAGCTTATTTTAAG ATGGATAATGCTCTGATCGATGACCGAAGGATACATGTTGATTTTAGTCAAAGTGTTTCAAAACTGTGGTCCCAGTACAGACGTAAAGATAATAAAACAGGTAAAG GAGGTTGCTTCAAATGTGGTGCTCTTGATCACGTTGCCAAGGACTGCACTGGTGGCTCAGCCGTCAAACAGAACTATATTTTAAAGGATGATAACCGACAGCGAGGTGGTGAGAACAATTCTAG GTTTGAAATGGTATTTGATGGAGACACTCCTGAAAGTCCAAGACGAGAAAAACGACATCGAGGCCATGAGCCACGTGACCGAGGTGAGAAAGAAAAGACGTATAGGCAGAGTTCTGAAGACCTAAGGCATAGGGACCGAGAAAATGAAGACCAGAGTGATAGGCACAAGCCGACTGACAGAAGTAGAAGATACAGAGAGCATGAGATGCATCATGATGGTAAAACAAGTCAATCCCGTGGAAGTGGAAGAGATCGGGATCATGTTGAAGAGAGAAGGGATGGAGAAAAGCATAAACAAAGAGATCTAAATGATAACAAGAGAGATGAGCGGGATTATGTCGAAGAGAGAAGGGATGGAGAAAAGTATAAACGAAGAGGTCTAAATGATAACAACAGAGATGAGCGGGATTATAGAAAGAGAACTCCAGATATTGATAGGCATGCAGAAAAGGGGGATGATGGAGATTATAAGAAGAGAAGTAAAGATAATTCTAGCCATGCAGGAAGGAGGGATGATAGAGAGTATAGGAAGAGAGGTGCAGATAATGATAACTATATTGAAAGGAGCAATGGTGGAGATTATAGAAAGAAAAGTGCAGATGATGATCGCCGTGGGGAAAGGAGGGATGACAGGGACTATAGGAAGAGAAATGTGGACAGTGACCGGCGAGACACAAGGGATGAGCCAAGTCAGAGAAAAAGAAGTGCAGACGTTGATAGCTTTAAAGGCAGGCGAGAAGAGCGAGAACATGGTGATAGGTATAAAGACAGGAGGGACGATGATCATGATAGAAGGCGCCAAGGTGACAGGAGATGA
- the LOC115986629 gene encoding peptidyl-prolyl cis-trans isomerase CYP59-like isoform X2 gives MSVLIVTSLGDIVVDLHTDKCPLTSKNFLKLCKIKYYNGCLFHTVQKDFTAQTGDPTGTGSGGDSIYKFLYGDQARFFNDEIHHDLKHSKTGTVAMASAGENLNASQFYFTLRDDLDYLDEKHTVFGEIAEGLDTLTRINEAYVDEKGRPFKNIRIKHTYILDDPFDDPPQIADLIPDASPEGKPKDEVDDNVRLEDDWVPMDEQLDASELEEVLRTKEAHSRAVVLESIGDIPDAEIKPPDNVLFVCKLNPVTEDEDLHTIFSRFGTVLSVEIIRDFKTGDSLCYAFVEFETNDACEQAYFKMDNALIDDRRIHVDFSQSVSKLWSQYRRKDNKTGGCFKCGALDHVAKDCTGGSAVKQNYILKDDNRQRGGENNSRFEMVFDGDTPESPRREKRHRGHEPRDRGEKEKTYRQSSEDLRHRDRENEDQSDRHKPTDRSRRYREHEMHHDGKTSQSRGSGRDRDHVEERRDGEKHKQRDLNDNKRDERDYVEERRDGEKYKRRGLNDNNRDERDYRKRTPDIDRHAEKGDDGDYKKRSKDNSSHAGRRDDREYRKRGADNDNYIERSNGGDYRKKSADDDRRGERRDDRDYRKRNVDSDRRDTRDEPSQRKRSADVDSFKGRREEREHGDRYKDRRDDDHDRRRQGDRR, from the exons ATGTCGGTGCTGATAGTGACGAGCTTAGGGGACATAGTGGTGGATTTGCACACAGACAAGTGCCCCTTGACCTCCAAAAACTTCTTGAAGCTTTGCAA GATCAAGTATTACAATGGGTGTCTATTTCACACGGTTCAGAAGGACTTCACTGCACAAACCGGTGACCCCACCGGTACCGGGTCCGGTGGCGATTCAATCTACAA ATTTCTTTATGGTGATCAAGCTCGCTTTTTCAATGATGAGATTCATCATGATTTAAAGCATTCTAAGACAGGCACTGTTGCCATGGCTAGTGCTGGAGAGAATCTTAATGCTTCTCAG TTCTATTTCACACTGCGTGACGATCTTGACTATCTAGATGAGAAGCACACT GTTTTTGGGGAGATCGCGGAAGGGCTTGATACATTGACGAGGATAAATGAAGCTTATGTGGATGAGAAGGGCCGACCATTTAAGAATATTCG AATCAAACACACGTACATACTGGATGATCCTTTTGATGATCCTCCCCAGATAGCTGACTTGATTCCTGATGCTTCGCCAGAAGGAAAACCAAAAGATGAG GTTGATGATAATGTGCGGCTTGAGGATGACTGGGTGCCCATGGATGAGCAGTTAGATGCTTCAGAGCTTGAGGAGGTTCTCCGCACAAAGGAAGCACATTCCAGAGCAGTTGTACTTGAAAGT ATCGGAGATATTCCTGATGCTGAAATAAAGCCTCCTGATAATGTGCTATTTGTTTGTAAACTGAATCCAGTTACTGAA GATGAGGACTTGCATACCATCTTTTCACGTTTTGGAACTGTATTGTC GGTTGAAATAATTCGTGACTTTAAGACTGGAGACAGTTTATGCTATGCTTTCGTAG AGTTTGAGACGAATGATGCATGTGAACAAGCTTATTTTAAG ATGGATAATGCTCTGATCGATGACCGAAGGATACATGTTGATTTTAGTCAAAGTGTTTCAAAACTGTGGTCCCAGTACAGACGTAAAGATAATAAAACAG GAGGTTGCTTCAAATGTGGTGCTCTTGATCACGTTGCCAAGGACTGCACTGGTGGCTCAGCCGTCAAACAGAACTATATTTTAAAGGATGATAACCGACAGCGAGGTGGTGAGAACAATTCTAG GTTTGAAATGGTATTTGATGGAGACACTCCTGAAAGTCCAAGACGAGAAAAACGACATCGAGGCCATGAGCCACGTGACCGAGGTGAGAAAGAAAAGACGTATAGGCAGAGTTCTGAAGACCTAAGGCATAGGGACCGAGAAAATGAAGACCAGAGTGATAGGCACAAGCCGACTGACAGAAGTAGAAGATACAGAGAGCATGAGATGCATCATGATGGTAAAACAAGTCAATCCCGTGGAAGTGGAAGAGATCGGGATCATGTTGAAGAGAGAAGGGATGGAGAAAAGCATAAACAAAGAGATCTAAATGATAACAAGAGAGATGAGCGGGATTATGTCGAAGAGAGAAGGGATGGAGAAAAGTATAAACGAAGAGGTCTAAATGATAACAACAGAGATGAGCGGGATTATAGAAAGAGAACTCCAGATATTGATAGGCATGCAGAAAAGGGGGATGATGGAGATTATAAGAAGAGAAGTAAAGATAATTCTAGCCATGCAGGAAGGAGGGATGATAGAGAGTATAGGAAGAGAGGTGCAGATAATGATAACTATATTGAAAGGAGCAATGGTGGAGATTATAGAAAGAAAAGTGCAGATGATGATCGCCGTGGGGAAAGGAGGGATGACAGGGACTATAGGAAGAGAAATGTGGACAGTGACCGGCGAGACACAAGGGATGAGCCAAGTCAGAGAAAAAGAAGTGCAGACGTTGATAGCTTTAAAGGCAGGCGAGAAGAGCGAGAACATGGTGATAGGTATAAAGACAGGAGGGACGATGATCATGATAGAAGGCGCCAAGGTGACAGGAGATGA